The following coding sequences lie in one Erwinia amylovora genomic window:
- the gltP gene encoding glutamate/aspartate:proton symporter GltP, with protein MKAVKFSLAWQILIALVLGISVGAVLHNQPENREWLVTNILSPAGDIFIHLIKMIVVPIVISTLIVGIAGVGDAKKLGRIGVKTILYFEVITTIAIVAGITLANVFQPGSGIDMSTLATVDISKYEATTAQVQGQPHSLVATILSLIPQNIFAAIAKGEMLPVIFFSVLFGLGLSSLSAEHREPLLKVFRSTSETMFKVTNMIMRYAPVGVFALISVTVANFGFASLWPLAKLVLLVYFAILFFALVVLGAVARFCNLRITTLIRILKDELILAFSTASSETVLPRIMQKMEAYGAPKSITSFVVPTGYSFNLDGSTLYQSIAAIFIAQLYGIEMSIGQEVILVLTLMVTSKGIAGVPGVSFVVLLATLGSVGIPLEGLAFIAGVDRILDMARTALNVVGNALAVLVIAKWENQFDAEKAASYEVKLKGLPSV; from the coding sequence ATGAAAGCAGTAAAATTCAGCCTTGCCTGGCAAATACTGATTGCGTTAGTACTGGGGATTAGCGTTGGTGCCGTGCTGCATAACCAGCCGGAGAATCGTGAATGGCTAGTCACTAACATTCTCAGCCCGGCAGGTGATATCTTTATTCATCTGATTAAAATGATCGTCGTACCGATCGTGATTTCCACTCTGATTGTCGGTATTGCCGGCGTAGGGGATGCGAAAAAACTCGGGCGGATCGGCGTAAAAACCATCCTCTACTTCGAAGTGATCACCACCATTGCCATCGTGGCAGGAATAACCCTGGCGAACGTGTTCCAACCCGGCTCCGGCATCGATATGTCTACGCTGGCAACGGTGGATATCTCTAAATATGAAGCCACTACGGCGCAGGTGCAGGGACAACCACATAGCCTGGTTGCCACCATCCTGTCGTTGATCCCGCAGAATATTTTTGCAGCGATTGCTAAGGGCGAGATGCTGCCTGTCATCTTCTTCTCGGTGCTGTTTGGCCTCGGTCTCTCTTCACTGTCCGCTGAACACCGTGAGCCGCTGTTGAAGGTGTTCCGTTCAACGTCGGAAACGATGTTTAAAGTCACCAATATGATCATGCGCTATGCGCCAGTCGGGGTGTTCGCGCTGATCTCGGTCACCGTGGCTAACTTCGGCTTTGCTTCATTATGGCCGTTAGCAAAGCTGGTGCTGCTGGTGTACTTTGCAATCCTGTTCTTCGCGCTGGTCGTGCTGGGAGCCGTTGCACGCTTCTGCAATCTGCGTATCACCACTCTGATACGCATTCTTAAGGATGAGCTGATCCTCGCATTCTCTACCGCCAGTTCTGAGACCGTGCTGCCTCGTATCATGCAGAAGATGGAGGCTTACGGCGCGCCGAAGTCGATCACCAGCTTCGTGGTACCAACCGGCTATTCGTTTAACCTCGACGGCTCCACGCTTTACCAAAGCATCGCGGCGATATTTATTGCCCAGCTGTACGGTATTGAAATGTCGATCGGCCAGGAAGTGATACTGGTACTGACGCTCATGGTGACGTCGAAAGGGATCGCTGGCGTACCCGGTGTTTCCTTCGTGGTGTTACTGGCCACGCTGGGCAGCGTAGGGATTCCGCTGGAAGGGCTGGCCTTTATTGCCGGTGTAGACCGCATCCTTGACATGGCGCGTACCGCGCTCAATGTGGTGGGTAATGCGCTGGCGGTGCTGGTCATTGCCAAGTGGGAAAACCAGTTTGATGCCGAAAAGGCAGCATCCTATGAGGTAAAGCTTAAGGGCCTGCCTTCAGTCTGA
- the actP gene encoding cation/acetate symporter ActP: protein MKKRDLLPVLAVLLQRPAMAADAISGAVERQPVNVEAIVMFLLFVSLTLGITWWASKRTRSRSDYYTAGGNITGFQNGLAMAGDFMSAASFLGISALVYTSGYDGLIYSLGFLVGWPIILFLIAERLRNLGRYTFADVASYRLQQKPIRTLSACGSLVVVALYLIAQMVGAGKLIQLLFGLDYHVAVVLVGILMVMYVLFGGMLATTWVQIIKAVLLLFGASFMAIMVMKSVGFSFDTLFSEAMKVHPKGIAIMRPGGLVNDPISALSLGLGLMFGTAGLPHILMRFFTVSDAREARKSVFYATGLMGYFYFLTFIIGFGAILLVGANPAFKDAGGALLGGNNMAAVHLADAVGGSLFLGFISAVAFATILAVVAGLTLAGASAVSHDLYASVMRKGQASERDELRVSKITVVALGMVAILLGILFEKQNIAFMVGLAFSIAASCNFPIILLSMYWSKLTTRGAMTGGWLGLLTAVILMILGPTVWVEVLGHTRAIFPYEYPALFSMLVAFIGTWLFSVTDNSAQGAGERLRFRAQFVRSQTGVGIEGGKGH, encoded by the coding sequence ATGAAAAAACGTGATCTGTTACCCGTACTGGCGGTGCTGCTACAGCGGCCTGCAATGGCCGCCGATGCCATTAGCGGTGCGGTTGAACGCCAGCCAGTCAATGTTGAAGCGATTGTGATGTTTCTGCTCTTTGTCTCACTGACGCTGGGAATTACCTGGTGGGCTTCCAAACGTACTCGTTCACGCAGCGATTACTATACGGCTGGCGGCAATATCACCGGGTTTCAGAACGGGCTGGCAATGGCCGGGGATTTCATGTCTGCCGCCTCGTTTCTCGGCATTTCCGCGCTGGTTTACACTTCGGGTTATGACGGGCTTATCTACTCGCTCGGCTTCCTGGTCGGCTGGCCGATTATCCTGTTCCTGATCGCCGAGCGATTGCGTAACCTTGGCCGCTATACCTTTGCCGATGTGGCCTCTTACCGGCTGCAGCAGAAGCCAATCCGCACGCTGTCGGCCTGCGGTTCACTGGTGGTGGTGGCTTTGTACCTGATTGCGCAGATGGTGGGCGCGGGTAAACTGATCCAACTCCTGTTCGGCCTGGACTACCATGTTGCCGTGGTGCTGGTGGGCATACTGATGGTGATGTACGTGCTGTTTGGCGGCATGCTGGCCACCACCTGGGTACAGATCATCAAAGCTGTACTGCTGCTGTTTGGTGCCAGTTTTATGGCCATCATGGTGATGAAAAGCGTTGGATTCAGCTTTGATACGCTGTTCAGCGAAGCAATGAAGGTCCATCCGAAGGGGATTGCCATAATGCGCCCTGGCGGGCTGGTCAACGATCCGATCTCTGCCCTTTCACTCGGCCTAGGCCTGATGTTTGGTACTGCCGGCTTGCCGCATATTCTCATGCGCTTCTTTACCGTCAGCGATGCGCGGGAAGCGCGTAAAAGCGTGTTCTATGCTACCGGCCTGATGGGTTACTTCTACTTCCTGACCTTTATCATCGGTTTTGGCGCCATTTTGCTGGTCGGAGCCAACCCGGCGTTCAAAGATGCCGGCGGGGCGCTGCTCGGTGGTAACAATATGGCGGCGGTTCATTTGGCCGATGCGGTCGGCGGCAGTCTGTTCTTAGGCTTTATATCTGCCGTGGCCTTTGCCACTATCCTTGCGGTGGTAGCCGGGCTGACGCTGGCGGGAGCCTCAGCGGTTTCACACGACCTGTATGCCAGCGTGATGCGTAAAGGCCAGGCCAGCGAACGTGACGAGCTGCGCGTATCGAAAATCACCGTTGTCGCGCTCGGTATGGTGGCAATCCTGCTGGGCATTTTATTTGAAAAGCAAAACATCGCCTTTATGGTCGGACTGGCATTTTCTATCGCTGCCAGCTGTAATTTCCCCATTATCCTGCTGTCGATGTACTGGTCGAAGCTGACCACGCGAGGGGCGATGACGGGCGGATGGTTGGGCCTGCTGACGGCGGTTATTTTGATGATCCTCGGCCCAACCGTTTGGGTGGAGGTGCTGGGCCATACGCGGGCAATTTTCCCGTATGAGTATCCCGCTTTGTTCTCCATGCTGGTAGCGTTTATTGGCACCTGGCTCTTCTCCGTCACGGATAATTCCGCACAGGGTGCCGGGGAACGGCTGCGCTTCCGCGCGCAGTTTGTACGTTCACAAACCGGTGTGGGGATTGAAGGCGGGAAAGGGCATTAG
- a CDS encoding YfaZ family outer membrane protein encodes MKRVALTTGAVALLALVGSAQAIEGSVNVGKDYTDVHAGLGTTTPGFALSGDWLRSDHDGNVSSIGLGYNVAIGDVFLSPTVKAMSTNPKDSKDGYAIAVGGGVRVPVTKMFNLYGEYYFSPDAFSSHIDNYQEASVGMSFQPISLVDFSVGYKYMALNGKDGRKDNVVADGPYVGAALHF; translated from the coding sequence ATGAAAAGAGTGGCATTGACAACGGGCGCGGTGGCGCTGTTGGCGCTGGTGGGATCTGCTCAGGCTATCGAAGGTAGCGTGAACGTAGGCAAAGATTACACCGACGTGCATGCAGGGCTGGGCACCACTACGCCCGGTTTTGCGCTCTCTGGTGACTGGTTGCGCAGCGATCATGACGGCAATGTGTCCAGCATTGGCCTGGGCTACAACGTGGCAATTGGCGATGTGTTCCTGTCTCCGACGGTGAAAGCCATGTCGACTAACCCGAAAGACTCGAAAGATGGCTACGCGATTGCGGTTGGCGGCGGTGTACGCGTGCCGGTAACCAAAATGTTTAATCTGTATGGCGAGTATTACTTTTCACCGGATGCTTTCTCCAGCCATATCGACAACTATCAGGAAGCCTCTGTTGGCATGAGCTTCCAGCCGATTTCGCTGGTTGACTTCAGCGTGGGCTACAAGTACATGGCCCTGAACGGCAAGGACGGGCGTAAAGACAACGTGGTCGCAGATGGCCCATACGTCGGCGCGGCACTGCACTTCTGA
- a CDS encoding LysR family transcriptional regulator, translated as MDVRALRYFVEVVRQQSFTRAAEKLYVTQPTISKMLRQLEDELGCTLLIREGRKLHLSDTGQAVYQRGLTILQEFKQLEAEIGDINQLKTGELRLGIPPMVGMQIAGSISAFRQRYPGVELRIAEFGGLTVQQAVLSGSLDIAMTALPVADDLPLNSLALMSHPLCVLVPRTEEWLRRSHMPIGELAGHPILIYNEEFSLNRQLMRAFQSSGFTPQIAVRSGQWDFLAAMVQAGMGVAILPEPICQRLDKSQLLWLPLESDLVWDLGLIWREGSYLSRSAQAWIGCCREFWPGETPRLSL; from the coding sequence ATGGACGTTCGTGCACTGCGCTATTTTGTCGAAGTGGTTCGCCAGCAGAGCTTCACCCGTGCCGCAGAGAAGCTGTACGTTACCCAGCCCACCATCAGCAAGATGTTACGGCAGCTGGAAGATGAACTGGGCTGTACATTACTGATCCGTGAGGGCCGCAAACTGCATCTGTCCGACACGGGCCAGGCGGTCTATCAGCGCGGGCTGACCATTCTGCAAGAGTTTAAGCAGCTGGAGGCGGAGATCGGCGATATTAACCAGTTGAAAACCGGCGAGTTGCGTCTTGGCATTCCACCGATGGTTGGCATGCAGATTGCCGGTTCAATATCCGCTTTCCGCCAGCGCTACCCTGGCGTGGAGTTAAGGATCGCCGAATTCGGTGGCCTGACGGTGCAACAGGCGGTGCTGTCAGGCAGTCTGGATATTGCCATGACCGCCCTGCCGGTGGCGGACGACCTGCCGCTCAACTCGCTGGCGCTGATGAGCCACCCACTGTGCGTGTTGGTTCCACGTACCGAAGAGTGGTTACGCCGTAGCCATATGCCCATCGGTGAGCTGGCCGGGCACCCGATATTGATCTATAACGAAGAATTTTCGCTCAATCGCCAGCTGATGCGGGCTTTTCAGTCCAGCGGATTTACGCCGCAAATTGCGGTGCGCAGCGGACAGTGGGACTTTCTGGCGGCAATGGTACAGGCAGGGATGGGAGTAGCCATTCTGCCGGAGCCGATCTGCCAGCGTCTGGACAAAAGCCAGCTGCTGTGGCTGCCGCTGGAATCGGACCTGGTGTGGGATCTGGGGTTAATCTGGCGCGAGGGCAGCTATTTGTCGCGCAGCGCCCAGGCCTGGATAGGCTGTTGCCGCGAGTTTTGGCCGGGTGAAACGCCTCGCTTATCGCTATAA
- a CDS encoding DUF485 domain-containing protein, with amino-acid sequence MNDVLYERIEKSNRFKVLVEKRQRFAALLSIMMLVLYVGFILLIAFAPGWLGAPLYHGTSVTRGIPIGVGLIVVSFLLTGIYVWRANGEFDRLTRELLNEVRG; translated from the coding sequence ATGAATGATGTCCTCTACGAAAGAATTGAGAAAAGCAATCGTTTCAAGGTGTTGGTGGAAAAACGCCAGCGTTTCGCCGCCCTGCTATCCATCATGATGTTAGTCCTCTACGTCGGCTTTATTCTGCTGATCGCCTTCGCGCCCGGCTGGCTTGGTGCACCGTTGTATCACGGCACCAGCGTCACGCGAGGCATTCCCATCGGGGTTGGGCTGATCGTTGTCTCATTCCTGCTGACCGGTATTTATGTCTGGCGCGCCAACGGCGAGTTCGATCGCCTGACCCGCGAACTGCTGAATGAGGTGAGAGGATGA
- a CDS encoding methyl-accepting chemotaxis protein encodes MRNNLPITQQEYVFGDDATLMSTTDANSVITYANDAFIEVSGFTSEEINGKPHNIVRHPDMPPEAFADMWSTLKQGEPWTALVKNRRKNGDHYWVRANAIPVVRNGHVKGYMSVRTKPNQQEIRATERLYEKFRAGRAKGLRFHKGLIVRSGLMSWRSLFKTLPLRWRIRSTLMLMLPLATLGVWGLGVSHSALAMFTAGMALLLLLACVWLEMQVSRPIERVCQQALRVASGADHRVEQMERVDEVGTTLRAIGQLGLMFRWLVDDVSGQAINVLSASDAIAQSNGELSRRTGQTAANVQQTAATMNQMTATVKSNTETATKVNNLSNDTSNAAIKGGNAMTDMVKMMAEITESSKKITSITSVIDGIAFQTNILALNAAVEAARAGEQGKGFAVVAGEVRSLAQRSAKAASEIKTLVESSAHKVKSGTIHVNETGKTMENIVSQVQNVSSLIAQISEASAEQEIAISEIDLAVEELDNITHQNAARVEEGAQASERMARQSTRLVEAISVFR; translated from the coding sequence ATGCGCAACAATCTTCCCATCACTCAGCAAGAATATGTTTTCGGCGACGATGCGACATTGATGTCAACAACCGATGCTAACAGCGTGATCACCTACGCCAACGATGCTTTTATTGAGGTCAGCGGCTTCACGTCTGAAGAGATTAACGGGAAGCCACATAATATCGTGCGCCACCCGGATATGCCGCCGGAAGCCTTTGCCGATATGTGGTCGACGCTGAAACAGGGCGAGCCATGGACGGCCCTTGTGAAGAACCGCCGCAAAAATGGTGACCACTACTGGGTGCGAGCCAACGCTATCCCGGTCGTGCGCAATGGTCATGTAAAGGGCTATATGTCAGTTCGAACTAAACCCAACCAGCAGGAGATCCGCGCCACCGAGAGGCTATATGAGAAATTCCGTGCAGGAAGAGCCAAGGGGCTGCGGTTCCATAAAGGGTTGATTGTGCGTAGCGGACTGATGAGTTGGCGCTCCCTGTTTAAAACGCTGCCACTGCGCTGGCGGATCCGCAGCACGCTAATGCTAATGCTGCCGCTGGCAACGCTGGGCGTATGGGGATTAGGAGTTAGCCACAGCGCACTGGCCATGTTCACTGCAGGGATGGCGCTGCTGCTGCTGCTGGCTTGCGTCTGGCTGGAGATGCAAGTCTCACGGCCAATTGAGCGTGTCTGCCAGCAGGCGCTGCGCGTTGCCAGCGGCGCTGACCACAGAGTAGAGCAGATGGAACGGGTTGATGAAGTTGGCACCACGCTGCGTGCCATCGGTCAGCTGGGGCTGATGTTTCGCTGGCTGGTGGATGATGTCAGTGGTCAGGCAATCAATGTATTGAGTGCCAGTGACGCCATTGCGCAAAGCAACGGTGAACTGAGCCGCCGCACCGGGCAGACGGCGGCCAACGTTCAGCAGACGGCAGCCACCATGAATCAGATGACCGCAACGGTGAAGAGCAACACCGAAACCGCCACCAAAGTAAACAACCTGTCGAACGATACCAGCAACGCAGCCATTAAGGGCGGAAATGCCATGACCGACATGGTCAAAATGATGGCGGAAATTACCGAGAGCTCGAAAAAAATTACCAGTATCACCAGTGTGATCGACGGTATCGCTTTCCAGACTAATATTCTGGCGCTTAATGCAGCCGTGGAAGCTGCCCGTGCCGGGGAGCAGGGCAAAGGCTTTGCGGTGGTGGCGGGAGAAGTTCGCAGCCTTGCGCAGCGTAGCGCCAAGGCAGCCAGCGAAATTAAAACGTTGGTGGAAAGCAGCGCACATAAGGTGAAATCAGGCACAATACATGTCAATGAAACGGGCAAAACCATGGAAAATATCGTTTCACAGGTGCAGAACGTGTCGTCATTGATTGCTCAGATCAGCGAAGCCAGCGCCGAACAGGAGATCGCTATCAGTGAGATTGATCTGGCGGTGGAGGAACTGGACAATATTACTCATCAGAATGCTGCGAGGGTGGAAGAAGGGGCGCAAGCTTCCGAACGTATGGCACGCCAGTCTACGCGTCTGGTAGAAGCGATCAGCGTATTCCGATGA
- the acs gene encoding acetate--CoA ligase translates to MSHSHIYPIPANIAQNTLINPRQYHLMYQQSIQDPEAFWGEQGKILDWIKPYATVKNTSFAPGNISIRWYEDGTLNLAANCLDRHLAARGDRPAIIWEGDDASESKTITYRELHHDVCRFANALQALGIKKGDVVAIYMPMVPEAAVAMLACARIGAVHSVIFGGFSPEAVAGRIIDSHARLVITADEGVRAGRTIPLKQNVDDALTDRGVTSVDKVIVLRRTGKDIHWHHGRDLWWHERMNSASEQHQPEEMNAEDPLFILYTSGSTGKPKGVLHTTGGYLVYAATTFKYVFDYHPEDIYWCTADVGWITGHSYLLYGPLACGATTLMFEGVPNWPKPSRMAEVVDKHQVTILYTAPTAVRALMAEGDKAIAGTHRSSLRILGSVGEPINPEAWEWFHQKIGNGRCPISDTWWQTETGGFMIAPLPGATALKPGSATHPFFGVQPALVDNEGNLQEGASEGNLVIVDSWPGQARTLFGDHQRFEQTYFSTFKNRYFSGDGARRDEDGYYWITGRVDDVLNVSGHRLGTAEIESALVSHPKIAEAAVVGIPHALKGQAIYAYITLNSGEEPSPQLYSEVRAWVRKEIGPIATPDVLHWTDSLPKTRSGKIMRRILRKIATGDTSNLGDTSTLADPGVVDKLLEEKLSIKMP, encoded by the coding sequence ATGAGCCATTCACATATTTACCCTATCCCGGCCAACATTGCGCAAAATACGCTGATAAATCCCCGGCAGTATCACTTAATGTATCAGCAATCGATACAGGACCCCGAGGCATTTTGGGGAGAGCAAGGCAAGATCCTGGACTGGATAAAACCTTACGCTACGGTAAAGAACACCTCCTTTGCCCCTGGCAATATCTCCATTCGCTGGTATGAGGACGGCACGCTTAACCTGGCCGCCAACTGCCTCGACCGGCATCTGGCAGCGCGCGGCGATCGCCCGGCAATTATCTGGGAAGGGGATGACGCCAGCGAAAGCAAAACCATTACTTACCGCGAACTGCATCACGACGTATGTCGCTTTGCCAATGCCCTGCAAGCGCTGGGAATCAAAAAGGGTGATGTGGTGGCGATCTATATGCCAATGGTGCCAGAAGCCGCTGTGGCAATGCTGGCCTGCGCGCGCATCGGTGCCGTGCATTCGGTTATCTTTGGCGGTTTTTCACCGGAAGCCGTCGCCGGGCGAATTATCGACAGTCATGCCCGTCTGGTGATCACCGCCGACGAAGGCGTGCGTGCCGGACGCACCATTCCGCTGAAGCAAAACGTCGATGATGCTCTGACTGATCGCGGGGTGACCAGCGTCGACAAAGTCATTGTCCTCAGGCGCACCGGCAAAGATATTCACTGGCACCACGGCCGTGACCTTTGGTGGCATGAGCGGATGAACAGTGCCAGCGAGCAGCATCAGCCTGAAGAGATGAACGCGGAAGACCCATTATTCATCCTGTATACCTCCGGTTCTACCGGCAAACCAAAGGGGGTGCTGCATACCACTGGCGGTTATCTGGTTTATGCCGCGACCACTTTCAAATACGTTTTCGATTATCACCCGGAGGATATCTATTGGTGTACCGCCGATGTCGGGTGGATTACCGGACACAGTTACCTGCTGTACGGTCCGCTGGCCTGTGGTGCCACCACGCTGATGTTTGAAGGAGTGCCTAACTGGCCAAAACCAAGTCGTATGGCCGAAGTGGTGGATAAACACCAGGTGACCATCCTGTATACGGCGCCCACGGCAGTGCGCGCGTTAATGGCCGAAGGGGATAAAGCGATTGCCGGCACCCATCGTTCCAGCCTGCGCATCCTTGGCTCAGTAGGTGAACCGATCAACCCGGAGGCCTGGGAGTGGTTCCATCAAAAAATCGGTAATGGCCGATGCCCCATTTCAGATACCTGGTGGCAGACGGAAACAGGCGGTTTTATGATCGCTCCGCTCCCCGGAGCCACCGCGCTGAAACCCGGATCGGCTACCCATCCATTTTTTGGCGTACAGCCAGCGCTGGTCGATAACGAAGGTAATCTGCAGGAAGGTGCCAGCGAAGGCAATCTGGTTATCGTTGATTCCTGGCCTGGCCAGGCGCGCACGCTATTTGGCGATCATCAGCGCTTTGAGCAGACCTACTTCTCCACCTTCAAAAACCGCTATTTCAGCGGCGACGGCGCTCGCCGTGATGAAGACGGTTATTACTGGATAACCGGACGCGTCGACGACGTACTGAATGTTTCCGGTCATCGGCTGGGCACGGCAGAGATCGAGTCCGCGCTGGTCTCGCATCCGAAAATTGCTGAAGCCGCCGTGGTCGGGATTCCACACGCTTTAAAAGGCCAGGCAATCTACGCCTATATAACGCTGAACAGTGGTGAAGAACCTTCGCCGCAGCTGTACAGCGAAGTGCGTGCCTGGGTGCGTAAAGAGATTGGCCCCATTGCTACGCCGGACGTGCTGCACTGGACCGATTCATTACCCAAAACCCGCTCGGGGAAAATTATGCGCCGTATTTTACGCAAAATTGCCACCGGCGATACCAGCAATCTCGGCGATACTTCTACGCTGGCCGATCCCGGCGTGGTAGACAAATTACTCGAAGAAAAACTGTCGATTAAAATGCCATAA
- a CDS encoding CidA/LrgA family protein, whose translation MALVTRQQAMGWLQRVQVPLQVALVMAIFIISEQLVSWLRLPLPANIVGMLLLLAMIVLRVLPLGWVRAGASWLLAEMLLFFIPAVVAVVNYADLLRVEGGRILLVIVISTLLVMAATSLVVDRVYRLEIWLAARKQGQRNE comes from the coding sequence ATGGCATTGGTAACGCGTCAGCAGGCAATGGGCTGGCTGCAACGGGTACAGGTTCCGCTGCAGGTGGCTCTTGTTATGGCTATTTTTATTATATCCGAACAGCTGGTTAGCTGGCTGCGCCTGCCGCTGCCAGCCAATATCGTTGGCATGTTGCTGCTGCTGGCGATGATCGTGCTGCGCGTGCTGCCGCTCGGCTGGGTGAGAGCGGGAGCCAGCTGGCTGCTGGCTGAAATGCTGCTGTTCTTTATTCCGGCGGTGGTGGCTGTGGTTAATTACGCCGATCTGCTGCGCGTAGAAGGCGGACGCATTTTGCTGGTGATCGTCATCAGCACCCTGCTGGTAATGGCTGCGACATCGCTGGTGGTGGACCGCGTTTACCGTTTAGAGATCTGGCTGGCAGCGCGGAAACAGGGGCAGCGCAATGAGTGA
- a CDS encoding LrgB family protein — MSDFVIGILCLLATLVVYFCNKHLYRRWRRLVLMPLVMTPMVLVALLVFTRISWQDYIGESRWLLWLLGPATLAFAVPLYENLAIVRRHWLSLSAGVFTATLVAVCSSVWLARLLTLPEAVQRSLAVRSITTPFALAAAKQVGGQPDLVALFVVITGVFGMATGDLLFLRLAIKQGVAKGAGLGAASHGAGTARAYEIGQQEGVVSSLVMMLSGVVTVMIAPAIGHMMWATS; from the coding sequence ATGAGTGATTTTGTGATCGGCATTCTGTGTTTGCTGGCGACCCTGGTGGTGTACTTCTGTAATAAGCATCTGTATCGCCGCTGGCGTCGCCTGGTGCTGATGCCGCTGGTGATGACGCCGATGGTGCTGGTGGCGCTACTGGTATTCACTCGCATCTCCTGGCAAGACTATATCGGCGAAAGTCGCTGGCTGCTGTGGCTGCTTGGCCCGGCGACGCTGGCATTCGCCGTACCGCTATATGAGAACCTGGCGATCGTTCGCCGTCACTGGCTGTCTCTTAGCGCCGGGGTGTTCACGGCAACCCTGGTGGCCGTCTGTAGTTCCGTGTGGCTGGCGCGGCTGCTGACGCTACCGGAAGCTGTCCAGCGCAGTCTTGCGGTGCGCTCGATCACCACGCCCTTTGCGCTGGCGGCAGCGAAGCAGGTAGGAGGTCAGCCCGACCTGGTCGCGCTGTTTGTGGTTATTACCGGCGTGTTCGGCATGGCAACCGGCGATCTGCTGTTTCTGCGCCTGGCGATTAAACAGGGGGTGGCTAAAGGAGCCGGATTGGGTGCCGCATCACACGGTGCCGGCACGGCGCGCGCCTATGAAATCGGGCAGCAGGAGGGCGTGGTGTCCAGCCTGGTGATGATGCTTTCAGGCGTGGTGACGGTGATGATCGCCCCTGCCATTGGCCATATGATGTGGGCAACAAGCTGA